The Spiroplasma endosymbiont of Atherix ibis nucleotide sequence CTTTTTGTTCAATTTTTTGTCCATGTTCATCAGAACCTGTTAAAAAGAAAACTTCATATTCGTTTTCTTTTTTATATCTAGCAATAACATCAGCTAATGTTGTTGTGTATGCATGACCTATGTGCAAATTTCCACTTGGATAGTAAATTGGTGTAGTTACATAAAATGTTTTTTTCATAATTATTCTTCTATTGAAAGACTATATATACCTTTTAGTCCTCTGTAACTTTCTTTATAAGTTAATCCATATCCAACAATAAATACATCTTCTAATTTAAATAAAGATGTACTTTCAAAATGTACAGTTCTTTCTTTATTATTTTTTTCAACTAAATTTAAAATTTGTACATATGCTGGTTCTTCTTTTTTCACTAAATTATATAATTTTTCTAATCTAGTTCCCTTATTTAAAATATCATTTGCAATTAAAACATTTTTTCCTTTTAAACTTTTTTTCAATCCTAAATCTATTAGTAATTCTTCATTTTCATTATATGTAGTTACAAATTGAATTGTTGCATCAATTGGTAACTCTCTAATTAAATCAGCTATAAAAATAAATGAAGAAGAAAGTTCTGCAACTATAATTAATTGTTGATCTTCATATTTTTTACCAATATCTGTTCCAGCTTTAGTAATTGCTGCTTTAATTTCCTCTTCTGTAATTAAAGTAATTAACTTTTGATTTTCCATAATTTATTTCATCACCCTTCTAAAAATTTTTTCTACATTTCTTATGAAAAAATTAATATCAAAAAGATCATTTAATTCTTTTTCCTTTGGAATAAAATTTTTAATTCCATTTTTAAGTAAAATTTCTTTAAAATCCTTCTTTGTTTTTTGACACTCTAAAGTACATTTTTGAATAAAATCATAAATTTCTTCTCTTGAAAAATTATAGTTCATTAAAATATGTGTCAATACTCTTTGACTGTAAAATATTCCTTTTTGTTCATTAATATGCAATTCAATTTTATCTTTATTTATTACCAAATCTTTTATTGTAGAAGCCATTCTTTTTGATACATAAGTAATTATATTATAAATATCAGGAAAAACTAGTCTTTCATTTGAACTATGAGATATATCTCTTTCATGTCATAAAACATTATTTTCAAAAGCTATATTTACAAATGATCTTGCATATCTAGACAAACCACAAATATTTTCAGAACTTATTGGATTTTTTTTGTGAGGCATTGAACTTGAACCTTTTTGTTTCTCTCCAAAACCCTCACATATTTCTTGAACTTCACTTCTTTGAAAATGTCTTATTTCTGTAGCTATTTTTTCTAAAGTTGATGCAATATTTGCTATTACAGATATTAAAAAAGCATGTCTATCTCTTTGAGTAACTTGTGTAGAAATATTGTCCATATTTAAATCCATTGCCTTTGCAACATATTCTTCTATTTCAATTTCTAAATTTGCATAATTACCCATTGAGCCAGATACTTTAGCAACTTCGATTTGTTTTTTTGCCAAATTTAATCTCTCAATTTGTCTATTTATTTCATCAAATCATAGTAAAAATTTTAATCCAAGTGATGTAGGTTCTCCATACATTCCATGTGTTCTTCCCATTATAATTATTTTTTTTGTTTCTTGAGATTTTTGTTTAATAACTTCTCTTAAATTAATTAATACACTTTCCAAAATTTCATTTGATTGTTGAATCATTTTATTTTGAGCTGTATCAACAATATCTGTAGAAGTTAGTCCAAGATGAATTCACTTTTTTTCTAATCCAAGATTTTCAGAAATCATTCTTGTAAATGCTACAACGTCATGTTTTGTTTCTTGTTCAATTTCAAGCATTCTTTTAAAGTCTACTTTTGCACTAGTATTAATTTTAATTGCCTCTTGTTTTGGAATAACTCCCAACTCAACTCAAGCATTAATAACTTGTTTTTCAACTTCTAATCAAATATTTAATTTATTACTATCTGATCAAATTTCTTCTATTTCTTTAATAGCATAACGTTCTATCATTTTATTAATCTCCCCTAAAAAATATCTTCAAAAATTATTGTTTGTTTTCTATCTGGTCCTACTGAAAATCCAACAACATTTACTTCACATATTTTTTCAATCATTTTTAAATATTTTTTTGCAGCGTCTGGTAATTCATCAAATGAAGTTACTTTTGTAATATCTTCTTTTCAACCTGGATTTTTCATATAAATTGGTTTGCACTTTTCATATTTTTGATTTGTACTTGGAACATTTTCAATTTCATATCCATCAATTTCATATTTAACACATATATTGATTTCATCAACTCCTGAAAGAACATCAAGTAATGTTATAAAAATTGAATCAATTCCTGAAGTTCTAATTGCATGTTTTAAAGCAACTGCATCTAATCATCCAACTCTTCGTGGTCTTTTTGTATTTGAACCATATTCATTACCACGTTCTCTAATTCCATCTCCAATTTTATTTTGCATTTCTGTTGGAAAAGCACCTGCTCCTACTCTTGTTGAATAAGCTTTAACAACTCCCATTGTTGAATTAATTAATTTATGACTAATTCCACTTCCTATTGAAGCATTATTCGCTGAAGTATTAGAACTTGTAACATATGGATATGTTCCATGATCTATATCAAGTAAAGCTCCTTGTGCTCCTTCAAATAAAACTTTTTTTCCTTCTTTAATAGCTGATTCAATAAAAACTTCAGTATTAGTTATTTTATCTTTAATTTCATTATATGCTGAAATTAAATCATCATAAGTTTTATTAAAATCCATTGCCTCTACATTAAACATATTTTTTAAAAATTTCATTTGATAATCAAAAACTGTTTTAAATCTTTCCTTAAAATTGCTATCACCCAATTCACCCAGTCTAATTCCTAATCTTGAAACTTTATCTTGATATGCTGGCCCAATTCCTCTTTTTGTAGTGCCAATTTTGTTTTCTCCACGAGATTCTTCTTGTGCTTCATCAATTTTTATATGATAAGGTAAAATTAATTGAACTCTATCTGAAATTAATAAATTACCATATTCAATTCCACTTTTTTTTATAATTTCAAATTCTTTTACTAAATTTATTAAATTTACTACACAACCATTTGCAATAATATTTGTAACTTTTCTATTGAAAATTCCAGAAGGAACTATTGTAACTTTATGCTTTTGTCCATTAAAATTTATAATATGACCCGCATTATCTCCCCCAGCAAATCTAACAACTATATCTGCTCTTTGAGCAAAATAATCTGTCATTTTTCCTTTTCCTTCATCTCCTCATTGAGATCCAACAACAACTAATGAATTAAATTTTTGCATTTTTTCTCCTTAATTAAACTTGTTCATAATTTTTTTTAAATCATTCTCTAAAATAAAATCTTCTACAAAGTTTGATATACTTTTAATTTTTTCTTTAATTAAATCTATTTCTTCTTGACTCATCTTTGATAATACTCAATCAATAATTTTATATTGTCCTGGTGAACCTATTCCAATTTTTAATCTATTAAAATTTTGTGTTTTTAAATGATTTATAATATTTTTAATTCCATTATGACCAGCAGAACTTCCATTATTTTTAAATCTAATATTTGAAAATTCTAAATCTTTATCATCATAAATTACAATAAAATCCTCAATATTAATTTTATAGTAGTTAATAATTGAAATAATTGCTTCTCCAGATAAATTAATAAATGTTTGAGGTTTTACAAATAAAATTTTTTCCCCTTTAATATTTGAAAAATAAATTTCAGATTTAAAATTCTCAGTTTGTTTTTGAAAACCATACTTTTCTAATAAAACATCAATTGCAATAAAACCTGCATTATGTCTTGTAGCTGAATAATTAATTCCTGGATTACCTAATCCCACAATTAATTTTGGCATACTATTTTTTAAATTCCTTTAAATATTTTTCTACTCTTTTAACAATTTCATTTTGCTCATCATTATAAACTCCTGTTAGAGAAGATTCCTCATAAGAGTTTTTTATCATTCTTGCTAATAAATTAGAAACTGAAATCATTTTTAAAGTTTTAAATTTCTTTTCTTCAGGAATTTCAATTGTATCTGTAACAACAACTCGCTTTATAGTTCCATCACTTATTACTTTATCCATTTTTGATACTGCTTCACCATTAAATAAACCATGACATGCAATTATATAAATTTCTTTTGCACCTTGTTCTTTTAATGCCTCAGCACCTTTTATAATTGTTCCTCCAGTATCAATCATGTCATCAATAATAAAACAAGTCTTATCTTTAACATCACCCAATATAAACTCAACTTCAGCTTTATTTGGTTCTGGACGTCTTTTTGCAATAACAGCAATTCCATTTGTAATATTTCCTGTATATTTTGCAACACCATGAACTCTAGTTAAACCACCATAATCAGGTGATACTAATATACAATTCTTAGGATTTAATTTTTCTGAAATAATTGTATCTATTATTTCAGATGCTACTATTTGAGCAGTTGAAAAATTATCAATAGGAATATTAAAAAAACCCATTATTTGAGCAGAATGTAAATCAACAGTAATAACTCTATGAACTCCTGCTGTTTCAATTAGATTTGCAACTAATCTTGATGTAATTGGTTGTCTTCCTCTTGCTTTTCTATCTTGGCGAGCATATCCAAAATATGGAATAACAATATTTATTCTTGCAGCACTTGCTCTTTTAAAGGCATCAACTGCTATCAATAATTCCATTAAATTATCATTTACTGGTTGATTAGTTGATTGAATAATATAAATTTCTTGACCTCTAACTGAATCAAGAGATTGAACTATCATTTCACCATCTAAAAATTTAGATGTTGTAACTTGTGACTGCTGAACTTCTAAAATTTCACAAATTTTTTTTGTTAAATTTTGATTTGATGACAAACCAAAAATCATAATTTCTTTTTTGTTCATATATAAATCTCCTTAAATATAATAACAAATTTTTATTATACCTGCTACATCTTCAATATTTACAAGCTAAAAGATTAAATAAAATTAACTATTTTTTAAAGCAAAATAGTTATTTTTTTCAATTTACTATATAATTATTTTGAGCATTTAAAGACTTTTGTCTTTAAAATTAGTTACTATAAGTCTTACGGACTTTTTTTATTGCAAAAATTATGGAGGAAATAAATATGGGCTTAGTTTTTTTAGAGAATTTAACACATGCTAATGGAGGTAAAAAATTATATGATAATACCTCTTTTAGATTAAATAGAGGAGAACATATTGCATTAATAGGACCAAATGGTGCTGGTAAAACTACTTTGTTAAATATAATAGCTGGAAAAATTTTAGCTAATAAAGGAGAATTAAAAATACATTCTAAAACAAAAATAGGATATTTAGATCAGCATCAAGAAGTTAATCTTGAAGAAACTGTGGATTTTTATTTAAAAGGAGCTTTTTCAGAATTATTTGATATTGAATCTAGAATGAATAAAATATATGAAGATATGGCAATTGAATACAAAGAAGAAGATCTTGTAAAAGCATTAGCATACCAAGATACACTAAATTTAAATGAATTTGATTCAATAGATAAAAAAATTGGTAATTTAGTTACAGGTTTAGGAATTGGATTAGAAAAATTAGAAGCTAAAATGGGAAAACTTAGTGGAGGACAAAGAGGAAAAGTAATTTTAGCAAAACTTTTATTAAGTGGAGATGATTTTTTATTACTTGATGAACCTACAAACTTTTTGGATTTAGAACAAGTTAAATGACTTGCAAAATTTTTACAAACTTTTGAAAAACCCTTTATAATGGTTTCACATGATAATGATTTTATTAATAAAACTTGTGGAATTATTTATGCTTTAGACAATCTTAAACTTACAAGATATGTTGGAAATTATGATAAATATTTAGAAGAATCAGCATTACAAAAAGATCAATATGATAAAGCATTTGTAGCTCAACAAAGAGAAATTAAAAAACTTGAAACATACGTAGCAAAAAATAAAGCTAGAGCATCAACTGCAAAATCAGCACAATCAAGACAAAAACAACTTGAAAAAATTGATGTTATAAAAGAAAGAAAAGATTTGACAAAGCCAAAATTTAATTTTTCTTACAAAAGACCAAGTACAAACGTTATTTTAAAAGCAGAAAATTTAGTAATAGGTTATGATTCTCCTCTTTTACATGCTTTAAACTTTGAATTAAGAGAAGGTGAAAAATGTATTATTAGTGGTAGAAATGGTATTGGTAAAACTACTTTTTTAAAAACTATGTCAACAGAAATATCTTCATTTGAAGGAGAAGTACAATTAGGTAATGCTGTAGAATATGCTTACTTTAAACAAATAGAAGATGTTAAAGGAATTACTCCTATACAATACTTAATGAATAAATTTGAAGATATAACAGAATCAGAAGCTAGATCTAAAATTGCTCAATTTGGTGTAAAAAGTGGTTTAATGATGCAACCTATGGAAAAACTTTCAGGGGGAGAACAAATTAGAATTAGATTAGCTGCTTTAAGTATGATTCCATGTAGTTTATTGGTTTTAGATGAGCCAACAAATCATATTGATGTTTTAGCAAAAGAAGCGCTATTAGAAGCAATTGAAAATTTTAAAGGAACAGTCATTTTAACAACTCATGATATTAACTTTTCTACAAATTGAGCAAATAAAACTTTGTATTTTTCAGATTTAGTGTAAAATATTTTTATATTTGGAGGTTTATACAATGAATAAAGACTTTGATTCATCATGCTTTAAATGTGTTGAAGAAATGCAAAAATCAAAACAAGCTGGAGCAGCTGCAAGTATATTAGCTACAAAAATGCAACAAAATGTTGTTAATCAAGATTTAGACAATATTCATGTTTGTAAAAGACATGCTTAAAAAAACTAGTTTATTTGTGATAAACTAGTTTTTTTAATAAATGTTGATCCTGAACCACTCATTTGACCAAATTCTCTATATTCAATTAATTCACTATATATTTTTAAAGCAGGTATTTCTAACATATTTTTTTCATATTTATTTTCTCAACCCTTTATTTCATCAAACTTTTTATAAACTTCTTTTGTGTTGCAATTAACTCCAGTTAAAATTAAATCCTTAAATTTTATTATAATCTCTTTTTTATATTTTTTAATTTTATTACCATAACCTTTAACAATAGCTGTTTTATATTCTTTAATAAAAAAATAACAATCACTGCCAACTTCTTTTGCAATTTTTTTAAGTATTTTTTCATCTTTTGTAAAATATTTTGCAACAGCAATTGCATTACTACTACCTCCACCTAGTCCAGAGCCAATAGGTATATTTTTTTGAATCGAGATTTTATAAAAGCAATCTATAACTTTTTCTTTTTTTAATATTTCTAAAACTTTTAAAATATAATTATCTGTTTCTAATTTTTTAATATTGCAAATTAATATATTTTTATTATTATCTGATTTTTCTATTTTAATTTCATCATAAAAATCTTCAACTATTGTAAATAATGAACATATTTTATGTAAATGTTTTCTCTTTTTTTTGATTTTTAAATTTATATTTACTTTTGCAAAACTCTTTATTAACATGAAATTACCTCATTGTATATTTCTATAAACTGATTTAAAGTTATATTTTCTGGTCTTAAATTCTCTTTTATATTTAGTTTAGCAAGAACGTTTAAAGAGATTTGTTTATTATTTGTAATATTTGATAAATTATTTAATATTGTTTTTCTTTTATTATTAAAAATTTTTCTTACAAATGCAATAAATTTTATATCATCTTTAACTTTAATTAAATTAATATCATTAAAATTAAAAGTTATTATTGCAGAATCAACTTTAGGAACTGGTTTAAACATATTTTTATTAACAGTAAATTCATATTTAATATTAGAATATAATTGAGCAGCAATTGATAAATTATTATAGTTATTTTCATTTGGCTTTGCACAAATTCTTTGTGCAACTTCTTTTTGAACCATAAATATAGCTTTATCTAACATTTTAGATATTTTTAAGGTTTTAAAAATAATTTCACTAGTTATATAATAAGGAGTATTTGAAATTAAAGAAACTTTGCTGAAATTATTTGTCCTGATTATTTCTTCAAAATTAACTTCTAAACAATCTTTAATTATTAATTCAAATTTATCTGAATTAATTTCAGATTTTAAAATTGCTTCCATATCATAATCAATTTCAATAGCTATAACTTTTTTAAATCTATTAACTAATTCTTTTGTTAAAGCTCCTTTACCAGGACCAATTTCAATTATTAAATGATTTTGTTCTTGATCTAAAATATCTATTATTTTTTTAATTAGATTTTTGTCAGATATAAAATT carries:
- a CDS encoding phosphoribosyltransferase, producing MENQKLITLITEEEIKAAITKAGTDIGKKYEDQQLIIVAELSSSFIFIADLIRELPIDATIQFVTTYNENEELLIDLGLKKSLKGKNVLIANDILNKGTRLEKLYNLVKKEEPAYVQILNLVEKNNKERTVHFESTSLFKLEDVFIVGYGLTYKESYRGLKGIYSLSIEE
- the purB gene encoding adenylosuccinate lyase, which encodes MIERYAIKEIEEIWSDSNKLNIWLEVEKQVINAWVELGVIPKQEAIKINTSAKVDFKRMLEIEQETKHDVVAFTRMISENLGLEKKWIHLGLTSTDIVDTAQNKMIQQSNEILESVLINLREVIKQKSQETKKIIIMGRTHGMYGEPTSLGLKFLLWFDEINRQIERLNLAKKQIEVAKVSGSMGNYANLEIEIEEYVAKAMDLNMDNISTQVTQRDRHAFLISVIANIASTLEKIATEIRHFQRSEVQEICEGFGEKQKGSSSMPHKKNPISSENICGLSRYARSFVNIAFENNVLWHERDISHSSNERLVFPDIYNIITYVSKRMASTIKDLVINKDKIELHINEQKGIFYSQRVLTHILMNYNFSREEIYDFIQKCTLECQKTKKDFKEILLKNGIKNFIPKEKELNDLFDINFFIRNVEKIFRRVMK
- a CDS encoding adenylosuccinate synthase, which produces MQKFNSLVVVGSQWGDEGKGKMTDYFAQRADIVVRFAGGDNAGHIINFNGQKHKVTIVPSGIFNRKVTNIIANGCVVNLINLVKEFEIIKKSGIEYGNLLISDRVQLILPYHIKIDEAQEESRGENKIGTTKRGIGPAYQDKVSRLGIRLGELGDSNFKERFKTVFDYQMKFLKNMFNVEAMDFNKTYDDLISAYNEIKDKITNTEVFIESAIKEGKKVLFEGAQGALLDIDHGTYPYVTSSNTSANNASIGSGISHKLINSTMGVVKAYSTRVGAGAFPTEMQNKIGDGIRERGNEYGSNTKRPRRVGWLDAVALKHAIRTSGIDSIFITLLDVLSGVDEINICVKYEIDGYEIENVPSTNQKYEKCKPIYMKNPGWKEDITKVTSFDELPDAAKKYLKMIEKICEVNVVGFSVGPDRKQTIIFEDIF
- the pth gene encoding aminoacyl-tRNA hydrolase, with translation MPKLIVGLGNPGINYSATRHNAGFIAIDVLLEKYGFQKQTENFKSEIYFSNIKGEKILFVKPQTFINLSGEAIISIINYYKINIEDFIVIYDDKDLEFSNIRFKNNGSSAGHNGIKNIINHLKTQNFNRLKIGIGSPGQYKIIDWVLSKMSQEEIDLIKEKIKSISNFVEDFILENDLKKIMNKFN
- a CDS encoding ribose-phosphate pyrophosphokinase; amino-acid sequence: MNKKEIMIFGLSSNQNLTKKICEILEVQQSQVTTSKFLDGEMIVQSLDSVRGQEIYIIQSTNQPVNDNLMELLIAVDAFKRASAARINIVIPYFGYARQDRKARGRQPITSRLVANLIETAGVHRVITVDLHSAQIMGFFNIPIDNFSTAQIVASEIIDTIISEKLNPKNCILVSPDYGGLTRVHGVAKYTGNITNGIAVIAKRRPEPNKAEVEFILGDVKDKTCFIIDDMIDTGGTIIKGAEALKEQGAKEIYIIACHGLFNGEAVSKMDKVISDGTIKRVVVTDTIEIPEEKKFKTLKMISVSNLLARMIKNSYEESSLTGVYNDEQNEIVKRVEKYLKEFKK
- a CDS encoding ABC-F family ATP-binding cassette domain-containing protein; translated protein: MGLVFLENLTHANGGKKLYDNTSFRLNRGEHIALIGPNGAGKTTLLNIIAGKILANKGELKIHSKTKIGYLDQHQEVNLEETVDFYLKGAFSELFDIESRMNKIYEDMAIEYKEEDLVKALAYQDTLNLNEFDSIDKKIGNLVTGLGIGLEKLEAKMGKLSGGQRGKVILAKLLLSGDDFLLLDEPTNFLDLEQVKWLAKFLQTFEKPFIMVSHDNDFINKTCGIIYALDNLKLTRYVGNYDKYLEESALQKDQYDKAFVAQQREIKKLETYVAKNKARASTAKSAQSRQKQLEKIDVIKERKDLTKPKFNFSYKRPSTNVILKAENLVIGYDSPLLHALNFELREGEKCIISGRNGIGKTTFLKTMSTEISSFEGEVQLGNAVEYAYFKQIEDVKGITPIQYLMNKFEDITESEARSKIAQFGVKSGLMMQPMEKLSGGEQIRIRLAALSMIPCSLLVLDEPTNHIDVLAKEALLEAIENFKGTVILTTHDINFSTNWANKTLYFSDLV
- the rsmA gene encoding 16S rRNA (adenine(1518)-N(6)/adenine(1519)-N(6))-dimethyltransferase RsmA: MEFAKKKFGQNFISDKNLIKKIIDILDQEQNHLIIEIGPGKGALTKELVNRFKKVIAIEIDYDMEAILKSEINSDKFELIIKDCLEVNFEEIIRTNNFSKVSLISNTPYYITSEIIFKTLKISKMLDKAIFMVQKEVAQRICAKPNENNYNNLSIAAQLYSNIKYEFTVNKNMFKPVPKVDSAIITFNFNDINLIKVKDDIKFIAFVRKIFNNKRKTILNNLSNITNNKQISLNVLAKLNIKENLRPENITLNQFIEIYNEVISC